The Vanessa atalanta chromosome 2, ilVanAtal1.2, whole genome shotgun sequence genome has a segment encoding these proteins:
- the LOC125072975 gene encoding small integral membrane protein 8 translates to MSENSKSNSNEKPGDGIRSMRSSTAFRVVNFELYAKPNIVIMSIGLTCFGLALGYIAYMRHKYESMGYYSAINEEGKETFEKKKSKWE, encoded by the exons ATGTCTGAAAACAGTAAAAGTAATAGTAATGAAAAACCTGGTGATGGAATTCGATCAATGCGATCCTCAACTGCATTTCGAGTTGTTAACTTTGAGCTTTATGCAAAACCT AATATAGTCATTATGAGTATTGGCTTGACATGCTTTGGTCTAGCTCTTGGCTATATAGCCTATATGAGACATAAATATGAATCTATGGGTTATTATTCTGCAATCAATGAAGAAGGAAAAGAAACATTTGAGAAAAAGAAATCTAAATGGGAATAA
- the LOC125072032 gene encoding rab-like protein 6, with product MFSALKKLTKSGDDRCPAPMPMSSSLQKKFSRGVHFNMKILIKGDRNVGKSCLLQRLQGGAFTEEYVPTEQIQVAPIHWAYKNTDYIVKVEVWEVVDKGRTKKKPPLGLKLENQSAPSAMEEEHETPVLDATFLDVYKNATGVILMMDITKPWTFEYVVKELTRIPADLPVVILGNHCDMQHHRQVHPHHIEQAMHHAKMTRTAPIRYAESSMRNGFGLRLLHKFLSVPFLRLQKTSLLEQLQRNQKDMEEIERELDEFQNSEESQYNIFLDRLANKRRQSTEPETRINTERSPSIVLGGGKPIIPPSVNPLLAQALNPNAAKININENIQVKQSQYVSSELLKSKPPVSMDMTPSKLPQDSIPSTPSGNNISMSGSSGALDEFYAGTLDSSFLEDLGPISNNNQETNYDTDSDDDNTINPKVIVDEDDLDIESSPQIKTKTGIDNLDIESRSKHEDNLRNDFMKQAVISKDHEGNSMSVLSNQNINIPSDFPLWAGDSSVRRSPEGGEDPDIAKEPDLKADKKHKKKKSKDKEKGDYSDKSERKERKHKHKKTKGEKQPHPQDGLLAPSATAGFNYEDYDSI from the exons atgttttctgctcttaaaaaattaacaaaaagtgGCGATGATCGCTGTCCAGCACCAATGCCGATGTCGTCTTCTTTACAGAAGAAATTCTCAAGAGGCGtgcattttaata tgaaaattttaataaaaggagATAGAAATGTTGGCAAATCTTGTCTCTTACAACGTCTACAAGGTGGAGCATTTACAGAGGAATATGTTCCAACAGAGCAGATTCAAGTTGCTCCAATACACTGGGCTTATAAAAACACTGATTATATAGTAaaa GTTGAAGTATGGGAAGTGGTGGATAAAGGACGCACAAAGAAGAAACCTCCTCTTGGGCTTAAGCTTGAAAACCAGTCAGCTCCATCAGCAATGGAGGAAGAACATGAAACCCCGGTATTAGATGCTACATTTCTGGATGTCTACAAAAATGCTACAGGTGTCATACTAATGATGGACATAACCAAACCATG gaCTTTTGAGTATGTGGTAAAGGAGCTAACGCGTATACCAGCGGATTTGCCTGTTGTTATACTGGGCAACCACTGTGACATGCAACACCATCGCCAAGTGCATCCTCATCACATAGAACAAGCCATGCATCATGCTAAGATGACAAG GACAGCTCCAATCCGTTATGCAGAGTCTTCGATGCGAAATGGTTTCGGTTTACGATTACTGCACAAATTTCTAAGTGTGCCATTTCTAAGACTTCAAAAAACGAGCTTATTGGAACAGTTGCAAAGAAATCAAAAGGATATGGAGGAAATTGAGAGAGAACTTGATGAATTTCAG aattccgAAGAATCTCAGTATAATATATTCCTGGATCGTCTGGCGAATAAGCGTAGGCAGAGTACTGAGCCCGAGACTCGTATCAATACAGAACGCTCGCCGAGCATTGTGCTCGGAGGTGGAAAACCTATTATTCCACCAAGTGTCAATCCACTT TTAGCACAAGCCCTTAATCCGAATgcagcaaaaataaatatcaatgaaaatatacaGGTGAAACAAAGTCAATACGTAAGCTCGgagttattaaaaagtaaacccCCTGTTAGTATGGACATGACACCGTCAAAGTTACCTCAAGACag TATTCCCAGCACACCATCCGGTAACAACATATCTATGTCAGGGTCCTCGGGAGCTTTGGACGAGTTCTACGCTGGCACCTTGGATAGCAGTTTCCTAGAAGACCTTGGACCGATTAGTAATAACAACCAGGAAACTAACTATGACACTgatag CGACGATGACAACACAATCAATCCAAAAGTAATCGTAGATGAAGACGATTTAGACATTGAGAGCAGTCCACAGATAAAAACTAAAACGGGCATAGACAATTTAGATATTGAATCAAGGTCGAAACATGAAGATAATTTGAGAAATGATTTTATGAAACAAGCCGTCATAAGTAAAGACCATGAAGGGAATAGCATGTCTGTATTAAGTAATCAGAATATTAATATCCCTAGCGACTTCCCGCTGTGGGCTGGGGATTCAAGTGTGAGAAGATCTCCTGAAG GTGGCGAAGATCCAGATATAGCAAAAGAACCAGATCTTAAG gctgACAAAAAGCATAAAAAGAAGAAATCAAAAGATAAAGAAAAGGGCGATTATAGCGATAAATCTGAACGTAAGGAGAGAAAACATAAGCATAAAAAGACAAAAGGTGAAAAGCAGCCGCACCCACAGGACGGACTGCTGGCGCCCTCTGCGACCGCCGGGTTCAATTACGAAGACTACGATAGCATTTAA
- the LOC125074445 gene encoding host cell factor 1-like isoform X2: MESDSALHGDLPDGAEMSPLIENQAETIGDLAENNVAADESEAVPTTEDGATNGGAPTSSSDVLDLEPGVDPDNEEQPVDEPANPEAEEEMDIDETTPGTVGDESAYIGDNCLSTPAETEDNSPQDEHLEPLLKDQSLDDGDGEREGADTAQEESPDQSISSAMPIEGEEESSTMDEDMGGGEGVASSDDVNDISSAAHEVLSTGISSSTTEGGADISSSGQSEAALISSTANGPAILHSFSVLPQQQQANEFSDADTSEMEGAADTMPSVSESMPLLTMSANGSALLSPNLLQAEESGAGVSSSGAASAEGAGAGAGAEGEGAVSSSGAAPGANGAPPLPPTDAAHALATLASAALHHQHEQSEPEDQKQLNDEDVWYTVGFVKGTTFTVQNYISDPNVDLSNLSLDSLPDLATLPTSPLENGTAYKFRIAAINSCGRGEFSEESAFKTCLPGFPGAPSAIKISKSVEGAHLSWEPPQVAAEGIFEYSVYLAVRSNSQPKEASKSQLAFVRVYCGKTNTCVVPQASLSAAHVDSSTKPAIIFRIAARNEKGYGPATQVRWLQDIKSTGVKRAGEGRLPGASPSKQPKQLLH; encoded by the exons atggaGTCTGACTCTGCCCTTCATGGTGATCTTCCCGATGGCGCGGAAATGTCTCCTTTGATCGAAAATCAAGCAGAAACAATAGGAGATCTGGCGGAAAATAATGTTGCGGCCGATGAATCGGAAGCTGTTCCAACTACAGAAGATGGAG CAACAAATGGAGGTGCTCCAACAAGTAGTAGTGATGTTTTGGATCTAGAACCTGGTGTTGATCCTGACAATGAAGAGCAACCGGTGGATGAGCCAG CAAATCCTGAGGCAGAAGAGGAAATGGATATAGATGAAACAACTCCTGGAACTGTTGGTGATGAGTCAGCCTATATAGGAGATAATTGTTTATCAACTCCA gCAGAAACAGAAGACAATTCCCCTCAAGATGAACATCTAGAACCTCTGTTAAAAGATCAAAGTTTGGATGATGGGGATGGAGAGAGAGAAGGTGCGGATACTGCACAAGAAGAGTCTCCAGATCAGTCTATAAGCTCTGCTATGCCTATTGAAGGAGAAG AGGAATCCAGTACAATGGATGAGGATATGGGTGGAGGGGAAGGTGTAGCTAGTAGTGATGATGTGAATGATATAAGCAGTGCTGCTCACGAAGTTCTCAGTACGGGCATCAG TTCAAGTACAACAGAAGGTGGTGCAGATATATCTAGCAGTGGACAGAGTGAAGCGGCTCTCATTTCGTCCACGGCCAATGGCCCTGCTATTCTGCATTCTTTTTCTGTATTACCACAGCAGCAGCAAGCCAATGA gTTCAGTGATGCCGACACATCTGAGATGGAAGGTGCTGCTGACACTATGCCTTCTGTGAGCGAGTCGATGCCACTTCTCACTATGTCTGCAAATGGATCCGCCTTGCTCTCACCAAATTTACTACAAG CGGAGGAGAGCGGAGCGGGCGTATCGTCGTCGGGCGCGGCGAGCGCAGAGGGCGCAGGGGCCGGTGCGGGGGCGGAGGGCGAGGGTGCCGTGAGCAGCTCGGGCGCGGCGCCGGGCGCCAACGGGGCGCCGCCGTTGCCGCCCACGGACGCCGCGCACGCGCTCGCCACACTCGCCAGTGCGGCGCTGCACCACCAGCACGAGCAG tcggAGCCGGAAGATCAGAAGCAACTAAACGACGAGGACGTTTGGTATACCGTCGGCTTCGTGAAGGGAACCACGTTTACG GTACAAAACTACATATCGGATCCTAATGTGGACCTTTCAAATTTATCTCTGGATAGTTTACCGGACTTGGCCACCTTACCTACTTCCCCATTGGAAAATGGCACGGCGTATAAGTTCAGAATAGCTGCAATTAACTCGTGCGGACGAGGCGAGTTTAGTGAg GAATCAGCATTTAAGACTTGTTTGCCTGGATTCCCTGGAGCCCCATCCGCCATCAAGATCTCCAAGTCAGTGGAGGGTGCGCATCTGTCATGGGAACCGCCACAGGTGGCCGCCGAGGGTATTTTCGAATACTCAGTGTACCTCGCCGTGAGGTCTAACTCACAACCAAAG GAAGCGTCGAAGTCTCAGTTGGCGTTCGTGCGCGTGTACTGCGGCAAGACGAACACGTGCGTGGTGCCGCAGGCGTCGCTGAGCGCGGCGCACGTGGACTCCTCCACCAAGCCCGCCATCATCTTCCGCATCGCGGCGCGCAACGAGAAGGGCTACGGGCCCGCCACGCAAGTCAGGTGGCTGCAAG aCATCAAATCGACGGGGGTGAAGAGAGCAGGCGAAGGTCGGTTACCTGGCGCATCACCTTCGAAACAACCAAAACAATTATtgcactaa
- the LOC125074445 gene encoding host cell factor 1-like isoform X1, producing the protein MESDSALHGDLPDGAEMSPLIENQAETIGDLAENNVAADESEAVPTTEDGATNGGAPTSSSDVLDLEPGVDPDNEEQPVDEPANPEAEEEMDIDETTPGTVGDESAYIGDNCLSTPAETEDNSPQDEHLEPLLKDQSLDDGDGEREGADTAQEESPDQSISSAMPIEGEGAPLIQDEESSTMDEDMGGGEGVASSDDVNDISSAAHEVLSTGISSSTTEGGADISSSGQSEAALISSTANGPAILHSFSVLPQQQQANEFSDADTSEMEGAADTMPSVSESMPLLTMSANGSALLSPNLLQAEESGAGVSSSGAASAEGAGAGAGAEGEGAVSSSGAAPGANGAPPLPPTDAAHALATLASAALHHQHEQSEPEDQKQLNDEDVWYTVGFVKGTTFTVQNYISDPNVDLSNLSLDSLPDLATLPTSPLENGTAYKFRIAAINSCGRGEFSEESAFKTCLPGFPGAPSAIKISKSVEGAHLSWEPPQVAAEGIFEYSVYLAVRSNSQPKEASKSQLAFVRVYCGKTNTCVVPQASLSAAHVDSSTKPAIIFRIAARNEKGYGPATQVRWLQDIKSTGVKRAGEGRLPGASPSKQPKQLLH; encoded by the exons atggaGTCTGACTCTGCCCTTCATGGTGATCTTCCCGATGGCGCGGAAATGTCTCCTTTGATCGAAAATCAAGCAGAAACAATAGGAGATCTGGCGGAAAATAATGTTGCGGCCGATGAATCGGAAGCTGTTCCAACTACAGAAGATGGAG CAACAAATGGAGGTGCTCCAACAAGTAGTAGTGATGTTTTGGATCTAGAACCTGGTGTTGATCCTGACAATGAAGAGCAACCGGTGGATGAGCCAG CAAATCCTGAGGCAGAAGAGGAAATGGATATAGATGAAACAACTCCTGGAACTGTTGGTGATGAGTCAGCCTATATAGGAGATAATTGTTTATCAACTCCA gCAGAAACAGAAGACAATTCCCCTCAAGATGAACATCTAGAACCTCTGTTAAAAGATCAAAGTTTGGATGATGGGGATGGAGAGAGAGAAGGTGCGGATACTGCACAAGAAGAGTCTCCAGATCAGTCTATAAGCTCTGCTATGCCTATTGAAGGAGAAGGTGCACCTTTGATTCAAGACG AGGAATCCAGTACAATGGATGAGGATATGGGTGGAGGGGAAGGTGTAGCTAGTAGTGATGATGTGAATGATATAAGCAGTGCTGCTCACGAAGTTCTCAGTACGGGCATCAG TTCAAGTACAACAGAAGGTGGTGCAGATATATCTAGCAGTGGACAGAGTGAAGCGGCTCTCATTTCGTCCACGGCCAATGGCCCTGCTATTCTGCATTCTTTTTCTGTATTACCACAGCAGCAGCAAGCCAATGA gTTCAGTGATGCCGACACATCTGAGATGGAAGGTGCTGCTGACACTATGCCTTCTGTGAGCGAGTCGATGCCACTTCTCACTATGTCTGCAAATGGATCCGCCTTGCTCTCACCAAATTTACTACAAG CGGAGGAGAGCGGAGCGGGCGTATCGTCGTCGGGCGCGGCGAGCGCAGAGGGCGCAGGGGCCGGTGCGGGGGCGGAGGGCGAGGGTGCCGTGAGCAGCTCGGGCGCGGCGCCGGGCGCCAACGGGGCGCCGCCGTTGCCGCCCACGGACGCCGCGCACGCGCTCGCCACACTCGCCAGTGCGGCGCTGCACCACCAGCACGAGCAG tcggAGCCGGAAGATCAGAAGCAACTAAACGACGAGGACGTTTGGTATACCGTCGGCTTCGTGAAGGGAACCACGTTTACG GTACAAAACTACATATCGGATCCTAATGTGGACCTTTCAAATTTATCTCTGGATAGTTTACCGGACTTGGCCACCTTACCTACTTCCCCATTGGAAAATGGCACGGCGTATAAGTTCAGAATAGCTGCAATTAACTCGTGCGGACGAGGCGAGTTTAGTGAg GAATCAGCATTTAAGACTTGTTTGCCTGGATTCCCTGGAGCCCCATCCGCCATCAAGATCTCCAAGTCAGTGGAGGGTGCGCATCTGTCATGGGAACCGCCACAGGTGGCCGCCGAGGGTATTTTCGAATACTCAGTGTACCTCGCCGTGAGGTCTAACTCACAACCAAAG GAAGCGTCGAAGTCTCAGTTGGCGTTCGTGCGCGTGTACTGCGGCAAGACGAACACGTGCGTGGTGCCGCAGGCGTCGCTGAGCGCGGCGCACGTGGACTCCTCCACCAAGCCCGCCATCATCTTCCGCATCGCGGCGCGCAACGAGAAGGGCTACGGGCCCGCCACGCAAGTCAGGTGGCTGCAAG aCATCAAATCGACGGGGGTGAAGAGAGCAGGCGAAGGTCGGTTACCTGGCGCATCACCTTCGAAACAACCAAAACAATTATtgcactaa